A window of Festucalex cinctus isolate MCC-2025b chromosome 6, RoL_Fcin_1.0, whole genome shotgun sequence contains these coding sequences:
- the LOC144020723 gene encoding dynein axonemal light chain 4 yields MAGTGEGKKEEADYKRLHSFPLIRHTDMPEEMRVETMELCVTACEKFATNNESAAKMIKESMDKKFGSSWHVVIGEGFGFEVTHEVKNLLYMFFGGSLAVCVWKCS; encoded by the exons ATGGCAGGAACCGGCGAGGGAAAGAAAGAAGAGGCCGACTACAAGAGACTACACAGCTTCCCTCTCATTAGG CACACCGACATGCCCGAGGAAATGAGGGTGGAGACGATGGAGCTGTGTGTGACTGCCTGTGAAAAGTTTGCCACCAACAATGAG AGCGCCGCCAAGATGATCAAGGAGTCCATGGACAAAAAGTTCGGCAGCTCGTGGCACGTGGTGATCGGTGAGGGCTTTGGCTTCGAGGTCACGCACGAGGTGAAAAACCTGCTCTACATGTTCTTCGGCGGGAGTCTGGCCGTGTGCGTGTGGAAGTGCTCCTAG